One genomic window of Micromonospora sp. WMMD1128 includes the following:
- a CDS encoding glycosyltransferase translates to MAHIPQQRDRRSAPYVLVVVGTDVHRFDRLVGWLERWHAARPEVRLVLQYGHSRTPALPEATPFLGHEELQRAMAESTLVVSHGGPATITEARRTGHLPIVVPRDPAHDEHVDNHQQLFSRRLGAAGMVRLCESETELLAALDEGLADPGRFVLAADPGRPDPRAEAVARVGAVIDDLVARRVRQRAGGRRG, encoded by the coding sequence ATGGCGCACATTCCGCAGCAGCGGGACCGACGGTCCGCGCCCTACGTGCTTGTCGTGGTCGGCACCGACGTGCACCGCTTCGACCGCCTGGTGGGCTGGCTGGAGCGCTGGCACGCCGCCCGGCCCGAGGTCCGGCTGGTCCTCCAGTACGGGCACAGCCGCACGCCGGCCCTGCCCGAGGCGACCCCCTTCCTCGGTCACGAGGAGCTGCAACGCGCGATGGCCGAGTCCACGCTCGTGGTCAGCCACGGCGGCCCGGCCACCATCACCGAGGCCCGGCGCACCGGCCACCTGCCCATCGTGGTGCCCCGCGACCCGGCCCACGACGAGCACGTCGACAACCACCAGCAACTGTTCTCCCGGCGGCTGGGCGCGGCCGGCATGGTCCGGCTCTGCGAGTCGGAGACCGAGCTGCTCGCCGCCCTCGACGAAGGGCTGGCCGATCCGGGCCGGTTCGTCCTGGCCGCCGACCCGGGACGCCCCGACCCGCGGGCCGAGGCGGTCGCCCGGGTCGGCGCCGTGATCGACGACCTGGTGGCCCGCCGGGTCCGCCAGCGGGCCGGCGGGCGGCGCGGATGA
- a CDS encoding PLP-dependent aminotransferase family protein, with amino-acid sequence MTAEQLISFARGAPSLDIVDVEGLKAAAVRAFDADPAGVTAYGTSVGYPPLRKWIAEKHGVEADQVLVTNGSLQADAFLFDHLVRRGDAVVVERPTYDRTLLNLQQMGGEVHGVTIQPDGLDTAELRKLLESGVRPRLAHVIPNYQNPAGVTLSLEKRRELLDLAAEHEFTIFEDDPYADIRFRGEPLPSMLSMDSRGVVVHASSFTKTVCPGVRVGYLVGPAELIAAIAKRATNLYISPGMVAQSIVHQFCVSGAIERSIHTVRTALGERAGVLAESLRRHIPEARFVEPDGGYFLWIELPADVEVDRLAPAAAERGVAVVKGSDFMVDGGRHALRLAYSAVTADRIDEGVRRLAEAMAAVRG; translated from the coding sequence ATGACCGCCGAGCAGCTGATCTCCTTTGCCCGTGGGGCCCCCTCGCTGGACATCGTCGATGTCGAAGGGCTCAAGGCCGCCGCCGTCCGCGCCTTCGACGCCGATCCCGCCGGGGTCACCGCGTACGGCACGTCCGTCGGTTACCCGCCCCTGCGGAAGTGGATCGCCGAGAAGCACGGCGTCGAGGCCGATCAGGTGCTCGTCACGAACGGCTCGCTGCAGGCCGACGCGTTCCTCTTCGACCACCTGGTCCGGCGCGGCGACGCGGTGGTCGTCGAGCGCCCGACGTACGACCGCACGTTGCTCAACCTCCAGCAGATGGGCGGCGAGGTGCACGGCGTGACCATCCAGCCGGACGGCCTGGACACCGCCGAGCTGCGCAAGCTGCTGGAGTCCGGGGTACGGCCGCGGCTGGCCCACGTGATCCCGAACTACCAGAACCCGGCCGGCGTGACGCTCTCCCTGGAGAAGCGCCGTGAGCTGCTGGACCTGGCCGCGGAACACGAGTTCACGATCTTCGAGGACGACCCGTACGCGGACATCCGGTTCCGGGGCGAACCGCTGCCCTCGATGCTGTCGATGGACAGCCGGGGTGTGGTGGTACACGCCTCCAGCTTCACCAAGACGGTCTGCCCGGGGGTCCGGGTCGGCTACCTGGTCGGCCCGGCGGAGCTGATCGCGGCGATCGCCAAGCGCGCCACCAACCTCTACATCTCGCCGGGCATGGTGGCGCAGTCGATCGTGCACCAGTTCTGCGTCTCCGGGGCGATCGAGCGGTCGATCCACACGGTCCGCACGGCGTTGGGCGAGCGCGCCGGGGTGCTTGCTGAGTCGCTGCGCCGGCACATCCCCGAGGCCCGGTTCGTCGAGCCGGACGGCGGCTACTTCCTCTGGATCGAGTTGCCGGCGGACGTCGAGGTGGACCGGCTGGCGCCGGCCGCCGCCGAGCGGGGCGTCGCGGTGGTGAAGGGCAGCGACTTCATGGTCGACGGTGGCCGGCACGCGCTGCGGTTGGCGTACTCCGCGGTGACGGCGGACCGGATCGACGAGGGTGTCCGGCGGCTCGCCGAGGCGATGGCGGCCGTCCGAGGCTGA
- a CDS encoding glycosyltransferase family 2 protein has translation MSGPSISVVVPTRDRPELLRAALDAILSQAHPGLIEAIVVYDQSEPDRSLETDRGDRRIRVITNTHTAGLAGARNTGIEAATGDWVAFCDDDDEWLPGKLAAQFGALDAHPDGALVSCGIRVSYDDRTVDRSLDRARITLEALLRDRLTELHPSTFLIRRAALVDAIGLVDEQIPGSYAEDYEFLLRAARYAPLVNVESPYVLVRWHKRSYFAQRWETISTALQWLLRRYPEFATVPHGEARVAGQIAFAQAAMGNRRDAVRWARRTLARNPKEPRAYLALAVASRAVQADRVLRTLHKRGRGI, from the coding sequence ATGAGTGGGCCGAGCATCTCGGTGGTCGTACCGACGCGGGACCGTCCGGAGCTGCTGCGTGCGGCGCTTGACGCCATCCTCAGCCAGGCGCACCCCGGCCTGATCGAGGCGATCGTGGTCTACGACCAGTCCGAGCCGGACCGGTCGTTGGAGACGGATCGGGGCGACCGGCGGATCCGGGTCATCACCAACACCCACACCGCCGGCCTGGCGGGGGCGCGCAACACCGGCATCGAGGCGGCCACCGGCGACTGGGTGGCGTTCTGCGACGACGACGACGAGTGGCTGCCGGGCAAGCTGGCCGCCCAGTTCGGCGCGCTCGACGCCCACCCGGACGGCGCGCTGGTGAGCTGTGGCATCCGGGTCAGCTACGACGACCGCACGGTGGACCGCTCGTTGGACCGGGCCCGGATCACGCTGGAGGCGCTGCTGCGGGATCGGCTCACCGAGCTGCACCCGTCCACCTTCCTGATCCGCCGGGCCGCGCTCGTCGACGCGATCGGCCTGGTCGACGAGCAGATCCCGGGCAGCTACGCGGAGGACTACGAGTTCCTGCTCCGGGCCGCCCGGTACGCCCCGCTGGTCAACGTGGAGAGTCCGTACGTGCTGGTCCGCTGGCACAAGCGGTCCTACTTCGCGCAGCGCTGGGAGACGATCTCGACGGCGTTGCAGTGGCTGCTGCGCCGCTATCCCGAGTTCGCCACCGTCCCGCACGGCGAGGCGCGGGTGGCCGGCCAGATCGCCTTCGCGCAGGCGGCCATGGGCAACCGGCGGGACGCGGTCCGCTGGGCCCGGCGCACGCTGGCGCGCAATCCGAAGGAGCCACGCGCCTACCTGGCGCTGGCCGTGGCGAGTCGGGCGGTGCAGGCCGACCGGGTGCTGCGCACGCTGCACAAGCGCGGCCGGGGCATCTGA
- a CDS encoding UDP-N-acetylglucosamine--LPS N-acetylglucosamine transferase produces the protein MRTGGNVVVSGSTEGSGQVLLVGSSGGHLAQLLALEPWYRDRRRAWVTFDTPDARSLLDGEEVVWAHHPTTRNVKNLVRNAFLALQVIRRRRVDAVVTTGAGVALPFVVAARLRRIPTIYIEVYDRIDSATLTARLCRPFLSAMLVQWEEQRRMYPEATVVGNLL, from the coding sequence ATGCGTACGGGAGGAAACGTTGTGGTGAGCGGGTCAACCGAAGGCTCGGGACAGGTCCTGCTGGTCGGATCCAGTGGCGGGCATCTGGCCCAGCTCCTGGCCCTGGAGCCCTGGTACCGGGACCGGCGCCGGGCGTGGGTCACGTTCGACACGCCGGACGCCCGGTCGCTGCTCGACGGCGAGGAGGTGGTCTGGGCCCACCACCCCACCACCCGCAACGTCAAGAACCTGGTCCGCAACGCGTTCCTCGCGCTGCAGGTGATCCGCCGCCGCCGGGTGGACGCGGTGGTCACCACCGGGGCCGGAGTCGCCCTGCCGTTCGTGGTGGCGGCCCGGCTGCGCCGGATCCCGACGATCTACATCGAGGTGTACGACCGGATCGACAGCGCGACGCTCACCGCCCGGCTCTGCCGGCCCTTCCTCAGCGCGATGCTCGTGCAGTGGGAGGAGCAGCGCCGGATGTACCCGGAGGCGACCGTCGTGGGGAACCTCCTCTGA
- the corA gene encoding magnesium/cobalt transporter CorA: MTDRVARDRSAGQNGDRPPRPRAWAAPVRAMSRILNADGSPRTPQPARPGRSGIVDCGLYVDGERRPGRPQYAEALAAARRERDGFVWLGLHEPDLAEMTEIAATFGLHELAVEDAVKAEQRPKLEHFGEIAFLAVRTARYCEHTELTENSEVVETGQVMLFIGPNFVISVRHGDACRLSPVRADLEEKRDLLRHGPWAVAYAITDRVVDLYLEVADRLEDDLDVLEADVFDRQSSGRIQRIYQMKRELVEFKRAVVPLQRPLITLTSQANRAVPHEVRRYFRDVQDHLSRSVEQVNSYDDLLNSILQARLAQVTVDQNNDMRKIAAWAAIGAVWTAIAGIYGMNFDNMPELKWTYGYPGIWAVNLTLSFVLYRWFRRNGWL; the protein is encoded by the coding sequence ATGACGGACCGGGTGGCACGCGACCGCAGCGCCGGGCAGAACGGCGACCGACCACCCAGGCCACGCGCCTGGGCCGCGCCGGTACGCGCCATGTCCCGCATCCTCAACGCCGACGGGTCCCCCCGCACACCGCAGCCGGCCCGCCCCGGCCGCAGCGGGATCGTCGACTGCGGGCTCTACGTCGACGGCGAACGTCGACCCGGCCGCCCGCAGTACGCCGAGGCCCTGGCCGCCGCCCGCCGGGAGCGGGACGGGTTCGTCTGGCTCGGCCTGCACGAACCCGACCTGGCCGAGATGACCGAGATCGCCGCCACGTTCGGCCTGCACGAGCTGGCCGTGGAGGACGCGGTCAAGGCCGAGCAACGCCCCAAGCTGGAACACTTCGGCGAGATCGCCTTCCTGGCGGTACGCACCGCCCGCTACTGCGAGCACACCGAGCTGACGGAGAACTCCGAGGTGGTGGAGACCGGCCAGGTGATGCTCTTCATCGGGCCGAACTTCGTGATCAGCGTGCGGCACGGGGACGCCTGCCGGCTGTCGCCGGTCCGCGCCGACCTGGAGGAGAAGCGGGACCTGCTGCGGCACGGGCCGTGGGCCGTCGCGTACGCGATCACCGACCGGGTGGTCGACCTCTACCTGGAGGTCGCCGACCGGCTGGAGGACGACCTCGACGTGCTGGAGGCGGACGTCTTCGACCGGCAGAGCAGCGGCCGGATCCAACGGATCTACCAGATGAAGCGGGAACTGGTCGAGTTCAAGCGCGCGGTGGTGCCGTTGCAGCGACCGCTGATCACCCTCACCTCCCAGGCCAACCGTGCGGTGCCCCACGAGGTGCGGCGCTACTTCCGGGACGTGCAGGACCACCTCAGTCGCTCGGTCGAGCAGGTGAACTCCTACGACGACCTGCTCAACTCGATCCTCCAGGCCCGGCTGGCCCAGGTCACCGTCGACCAGAACAACGACATGCGCAAGATCGCCGCCTGGGCCGCGATCGGCGCGGTGTGGACCGCGATCGCCGGCATCTACGGCATGAACTTCGACAACATGCCGGAGCTGAAATGGACGTACGGCTATCCGGGCATCTGGGCCGTGAACCTGACCCTCTCGTTCGTGCTCTACCGCTGGTTCCGCCGCAACGGCTGGCTCTGA
- a CDS encoding 3'(2'),5'-bisphosphate nucleotidase CysQ yields the protein MGLVTEDETGRLDDQRFAQWLAAEAGVALTALRDRQGFADPKALKDAGDRASHELMTAALARWRPADAVLSEEEADARRAWADGERAPRHEADRVWIIDPLDGTREFSEAGRDDWAVHVALWQRSAAPDGALVAGAVGMPARTTVDGTPVVLGTTCPTPKATEGPIRIAVSRSRPPAFVGELVEMLGARAVPMGSAGVKVCAVVTGEVDAYVHAGGQYEWDSAAPVAVALGAGMHASRIDGSPLRYNRADPRLPDLLVCRPELADRLLDAIARTGVEMPASAVTGDRGEAFG from the coding sequence ATGGGGCTCGTGACCGAGGACGAGACGGGACGACTCGACGACCAACGGTTCGCGCAGTGGCTGGCCGCCGAGGCCGGGGTGGCGCTCACCGCGCTACGGGACCGGCAGGGCTTCGCCGACCCGAAAGCGCTCAAGGATGCCGGTGACCGCGCGTCGCACGAGCTGATGACCGCGGCGCTGGCCCGCTGGCGGCCGGCGGACGCGGTCCTCTCCGAGGAGGAGGCCGACGCGCGCCGGGCCTGGGCGGACGGGGAGCGCGCGCCCCGGCACGAGGCGGACCGGGTCTGGATCATCGACCCGCTGGACGGCACCCGCGAGTTCTCCGAGGCCGGGCGGGACGACTGGGCGGTGCACGTGGCGCTCTGGCAGCGCTCCGCCGCGCCGGACGGCGCGCTTGTCGCCGGGGCGGTCGGCATGCCGGCGCGGACCACGGTGGACGGTACGCCGGTGGTCCTCGGCACCACCTGCCCGACGCCGAAGGCGACCGAGGGGCCGATCCGGATCGCGGTGAGCCGCAGCCGGCCCCCGGCGTTCGTGGGCGAGCTGGTCGAGATGCTCGGCGCCCGGGCCGTACCGATGGGTTCGGCCGGGGTCAAGGTCTGCGCGGTGGTGACCGGCGAGGTCGACGCGTACGTCCACGCGGGCGGACAGTACGAGTGGGACAGTGCCGCGCCGGTGGCGGTGGCACTGGGCGCGGGCATGCACGCGTCCCGGATCGACGGGTCGCCGCTGCGCTACAACCGCGCCGACCCGCGCCTGCCCGATCTGCTGGTCTGCCGCCCCGAGTTGGCCGATCGACTGCTCGACGCGATCGCCCGGACCGGGGTCGAGATGCCCGCTTCGGCCGTCACCGGTGACCGGGGTGAGGCGTTCGGCTGA
- a CDS encoding O-antigen ligase family protein: MSTVTPPRPARGSVPLGAVAPPEGSRLPPVRLRPKGWSWRLPTAWPLISLFLLWPVWWALGVSSFVFIIFAVPMVVQMARRGPVRVPPGFGIWLILLLWLFLSASTLGLTAPDTLPPGGGGGRYLGWGIRLANFVAMTVAMLYVYNLSERELSRRRMIRLFGFMGVVVVVGGWIGSLFPTLGFVAPLRFVLPHSIATHPFVASLMDVKFAQVQQVIEGEASSPRPSAPFTYTNSWGENTAILLVWLVAGWVVLGKPLRRTAGVAIALAAIFPIIYSLNRGLWIGVGIAAAYVALRLALRGRMVVLGGLALAVGLIGVLIVATPLGRTFDERLQNGHSDDIRTTLSEGAMKAANHSPILGYGGNRALIGSNRSIAIGKSDDCKQCGNRELGSNGQLWALLVGQGWVGALAYNGFFLYSLWRYRRDHSAIGIAGTLVIILMLFFQFTYGALEATLAYALISVALLARNDRQRRALAPEPPRGTIAGLRARLEAAGDR; encoded by the coding sequence ATGAGCACCGTCACCCCACCCCGCCCGGCGCGGGGGTCGGTGCCGCTCGGCGCGGTGGCGCCGCCCGAGGGGAGCCGCCTCCCGCCGGTCCGGCTCCGGCCGAAGGGTTGGTCGTGGCGGCTGCCGACCGCGTGGCCGCTGATCTCCCTCTTCCTGCTCTGGCCGGTGTGGTGGGCGCTCGGGGTGTCCAGCTTCGTCTTCATCATCTTCGCGGTGCCGATGGTGGTGCAGATGGCCCGGCGAGGTCCGGTCCGGGTGCCGCCCGGCTTCGGCATCTGGCTGATCCTGCTGCTCTGGCTGTTCCTGTCCGCGTCGACGCTCGGGCTCACCGCCCCGGACACGCTGCCGCCCGGTGGTGGCGGCGGCCGTTACCTCGGCTGGGGCATCCGACTGGCGAACTTCGTCGCCATGACCGTGGCGATGCTCTACGTCTACAACCTCAGCGAGCGGGAGCTGTCCCGGCGCCGGATGATCCGGCTCTTCGGGTTCATGGGCGTGGTGGTGGTGGTCGGCGGCTGGATCGGCTCGCTGTTTCCGACCCTCGGCTTCGTCGCGCCGCTGCGTTTCGTCCTGCCGCACTCGATCGCCACCCACCCGTTCGTCGCCTCGCTGATGGACGTCAAGTTTGCCCAGGTCCAGCAGGTGATCGAGGGCGAGGCCAGCTCGCCCCGACCGTCCGCGCCGTTCACCTACACGAACTCGTGGGGGGAGAACACCGCGATCCTGCTGGTCTGGCTGGTCGCCGGCTGGGTGGTGCTGGGAAAGCCGCTGCGCCGCACGGCCGGGGTGGCGATCGCCCTGGCCGCGATCTTCCCGATCATCTACTCGCTCAACCGTGGGCTCTGGATCGGCGTCGGCATCGCCGCGGCGTACGTGGCGCTGCGGCTCGCGCTGCGCGGCCGGATGGTGGTGCTCGGCGGGCTCGCCCTGGCGGTGGGGCTGATCGGCGTGCTGATCGTCGCCACCCCGCTCGGCCGCACCTTCGACGAACGGCTCCAGAACGGGCACAGCGACGACATCCGCACCACCCTGTCCGAGGGCGCGATGAAAGCGGCCAACCACTCGCCGATCCTCGGCTACGGCGGCAACCGGGCGCTGATCGGCAGCAACCGCTCGATCGCCATCGGCAAGTCCGACGACTGCAAGCAGTGCGGCAATCGGGAGCTGGGCAGCAACGGCCAGCTCTGGGCGCTGCTCGTCGGTCAGGGCTGGGTCGGCGCGCTCGCCTACAACGGCTTCTTCCTCTACAGCCTCTGGCGATACCGGCGCGACCACAGCGCGATCGGGATCGCCGGTACGCTCGTGATCATTTTGATGCTCTTCTTCCAGTTCACCTACGGGGCACTGGAAGCCACCCTCGCCTACGCCCTGATCTCGGTAGCCCTGCTGGCCCGCAACGACCGGCAGCGCCGGGCGCTCGCACCGGAGCCACCTCGGGGCACGATCGCCGGGCTACGGGCCCGACTGGAAGCTGCCGGTGACCGCTGA
- a CDS encoding Wzz/FepE/Etk N-terminal domain-containing protein, with translation MPSPHLAESDADGLALMAYLGWLRRRWWILLLAAFLGLAGGLAVSQLQEARYTSTTSLLVRPLGSGAESNPNAKVNLDTEAQVVRSLVVAERAKGLMKVDTGGDVLVKSVTVSVPPNSQILQVAYEAGSPAQAQAGSHAFAQAYLDLRKATAQKTLENETNALKQQIADVQKQLSAVAGRIAASPSNSPERERAEADRNVLTNQLSGLNNRLSPLVSTASDPGEIISDARLPERPSSPNRTLNLASGMGAGLLLGIVLALVLDRLDTRIRRGRDISDRVGLPLLLELTSRVPSLSVLPATHRVSRELGRLRNVLLSAVPEPAQAGRGRQLLLCDGSAGAAAGFVAANLAAAYARTGAQVALVTTKPDSALSGITGVAEGRHSLASVLRRDVPALKALAPVPGLGQLRVLVPGELDAEVELPVAGLLEILHELTARFDHVLIETAQPTYAVEAQALGRYVDAVIMVAEAGKTRSGEITAALQQFEQVNAPVIGAVLAPRLPAPPGGATRPAASAASAGGTAPANPADRGKSRPSPGPSAESTMVLPRMQSSRSGPAAGSAKPASPAKGGAPGKPTPVNGAGGTYRSRGEGDGRSYAIDSGEDLG, from the coding sequence ATGCCCTCACCCCATTTGGCCGAGAGCGACGCCGACGGTCTTGCCCTGATGGCCTACCTGGGCTGGTTGCGCCGCCGCTGGTGGATCCTGCTGCTCGCCGCCTTCCTCGGCCTGGCCGGCGGCCTGGCGGTGAGCCAGCTCCAGGAGGCGCGCTACACCTCGACCACGTCGCTGCTGGTGCGCCCGCTCGGTTCCGGAGCGGAAAGCAACCCGAACGCCAAGGTCAACCTCGACACCGAGGCGCAGGTGGTCCGTTCGCTCGTGGTGGCCGAGCGGGCCAAGGGCCTGATGAAGGTCGACACCGGCGGCGACGTGCTGGTCAAGTCGGTGACCGTCAGCGTGCCGCCGAACAGCCAGATCCTCCAGGTGGCGTACGAGGCGGGCAGCCCGGCCCAGGCGCAGGCGGGCTCGCACGCCTTCGCCCAGGCCTACCTCGACCTGCGCAAGGCCACCGCGCAGAAGACGCTGGAGAACGAGACGAACGCGCTCAAGCAGCAGATCGCCGACGTGCAGAAGCAGCTCAGCGCCGTCGCCGGGCGGATCGCCGCGTCCCCGTCCAACTCGCCGGAGCGGGAGCGCGCCGAGGCCGACCGCAACGTGTTGACCAATCAGCTCAGCGGGCTCAACAACCGGCTCAGCCCGCTGGTCTCCACCGCCTCCGACCCCGGCGAGATCATCTCCGACGCCCGGCTGCCCGAGCGGCCCAGCTCGCCGAACCGCACCCTGAACCTGGCCAGCGGCATGGGAGCCGGCCTGCTGCTCGGCATCGTGCTGGCGCTGGTGCTCGACCGGCTCGACACCCGGATCCGGCGCGGGCGCGACATCTCCGACCGGGTCGGCCTGCCGTTGCTGCTCGAGCTGACGTCCCGGGTGCCGTCGCTCTCCGTGCTCCCCGCCACCCACCGGGTCTCCCGCGAGCTGGGCCGCCTGCGCAACGTGCTGCTCTCCGCCGTCCCCGAGCCGGCCCAGGCCGGGCGCGGTCGCCAGCTCCTGCTCTGCGACGGCTCGGCCGGCGCCGCCGCCGGGTTCGTGGCGGCCAACCTGGCCGCCGCGTACGCCCGCACCGGCGCGCAGGTCGCGCTGGTCACCACCAAGCCGGACTCGGCGTTGAGCGGCATCACCGGGGTGGCCGAGGGGCGACACAGCCTCGCCTCGGTGCTCCGCCGGGACGTGCCGGCGCTCAAGGCGCTGGCCCCGGTGCCGGGGCTCGGCCAGCTCCGGGTGCTCGTCCCGGGCGAACTGGACGCGGAGGTCGAGCTGCCCGTCGCCGGCCTGTTGGAGATCCTGCACGAGCTGACCGCGCGCTTCGACCACGTGCTGATCGAGACGGCGCAGCCGACCTACGCCGTGGAGGCCCAGGCCCTGGGTCGATACGTCGACGCGGTGATCATGGTGGCCGAGGCCGGCAAGACCCGCAGTGGTGAGATCACCGCGGCACTCCAGCAGTTCGAGCAGGTGAACGCGCCGGTGATCGGCGCCGTGCTGGCGCCGCGCCTGCCCGCGCCGCCCGGCGGCGCCACCCGCCCGGCGGCGTCGGCCGCGTCGGCCGGTGGGACCGCTCCGGCGAACCCGGCCGACCGGGGCAAGTCCCGCCCGAGTCCCGGCCCGTCCGCCGAGTCGACCATGGTGCTGCCGCGCATGCAGTCGTCCCGCTCCGGTCCGGCCGCCGGGTCGGCGAAGCCGGCCTCCCCCGCCAAGGGTGGCGCTCCGGGCAAGCCGACGCCGGTCAACGGCGCCGGTGGCACCTACCGTTCCCGGGGCGAGGGCGACGGCCGCAGCTACGCCATCGACTCCGGCGAGGACCTGGGGTGA
- a CDS encoding sulfotransferase, protein MSAPAPEQPRVLFVGGLGRSGSTLLELLLAQSPDVCAVGEVVHLWERALGADERCGCGERFTACPFWHEVGEQAFGGWSAVDRDDVLALKDRVDRTRHIPRLAKNTLAPEQLADVRRYGDLYTRIYRAALAVTGARVVVDSSKHASLAFALSWADGLDLRVLHLVRDSRAVAYSWGKQVRRPEVVDGEDFMPTFSPFEVSKLWTAQNAAFHLLAARAKVLRLRYEDFTADPAGTVRRLREFTGLPDDPAALRILAGGPVDTAAEPAAPFRAHSVAGNPLRFSGGPLTVRRDEAWRDRLPRRSRAVVSLATLPLRVRYGYLGQRGSDDSVERS, encoded by the coding sequence ATGAGCGCCCCCGCGCCGGAGCAACCGCGCGTCCTGTTCGTCGGCGGTCTCGGCCGCAGCGGGTCCACCCTGCTGGAGCTGCTGCTCGCACAGAGCCCCGACGTGTGCGCGGTCGGTGAGGTGGTGCACCTCTGGGAACGGGCGCTCGGCGCCGACGAGCGGTGCGGCTGCGGCGAACGGTTCACCGCCTGCCCGTTCTGGCACGAGGTCGGCGAGCAGGCCTTCGGCGGCTGGTCCGCGGTCGACCGGGACGACGTGCTGGCGCTCAAGGACCGGGTCGACCGGACCCGGCACATCCCCCGGCTGGCGAAGAACACGCTCGCCCCGGAGCAACTCGCCGACGTCCGCCGCTACGGCGACCTCTACACCCGGATCTACCGCGCCGCGCTCGCGGTGACCGGGGCGCGGGTGGTGGTCGACTCCAGCAAGCACGCCTCGCTCGCGTTCGCGCTGAGCTGGGCCGACGGGCTCGACCTGCGGGTGCTGCACCTGGTCCGGGACAGCCGGGCGGTCGCGTACTCCTGGGGCAAGCAGGTGCGCCGGCCCGAGGTGGTGGACGGCGAGGACTTCATGCCGACCTTCTCCCCGTTCGAGGTGAGCAAGCTGTGGACCGCGCAGAACGCCGCGTTCCACCTGCTCGCCGCGCGCGCGAAGGTGCTGCGGCTGCGCTACGAGGACTTCACCGCCGACCCGGCCGGCACCGTACGCCGGCTGCGCGAGTTCACCGGCCTGCCGGACGACCCGGCGGCGCTGCGCATCCTGGCCGGCGGCCCGGTGGACACCGCCGCCGAGCCGGCCGCACCGTTCCGGGCGCACAGCGTCGCGGGCAACCCGCTGCGGTTCAGCGGCGGTCCGCTGACGGTACGGCGGGACGAGGCGTGGCGGGACCGCCTGCCGCGCCGCAGCCGGGCCGTGGTCAGCCTGGCCACGCTGCCCCTCCGAGTCCGCTACGGCTACCTGGGCCAGCGGGGTTCCGACGATTCCGTGGAGAGATCATGA
- a CDS encoding DUF3048 domain-containing protein has translation MNRRQMLRATLAPAVVLGVGAGCSEPQPKPGSANVVDPGDVTTSSAAPSPTSSLPAGPLTGAPVGTAAAATRQAVAVPLRVSPATTPAGLDAADLVYTEFAESDTLHLTAVFHSRDAAKIGPVTEIRPVDIRSVSVLRPFVGYDGGPTGFLSQFENSDLDGVTPDDGGKVFSGDYTSTAALLKAAPKGGQPPTPALDHATNGDALAARDLAPAAELSVTVSGGPPMTWRYDKQKSLWVTKVGKTTVTAVSVIVLTMEYRTLEVRKPSFRSLPSANVFGEGAVVAVSGPNSAKGRWRKPGLGMVCTLADVGGDLLHPQPGNAWVIYAPTTAKVTVK, from the coding sequence GTGAACCGCCGGCAGATGCTCCGCGCCACCCTCGCGCCGGCCGTCGTCCTCGGTGTCGGCGCGGGGTGCAGCGAGCCGCAGCCCAAGCCGGGCAGCGCCAACGTGGTGGACCCGGGCGACGTGACCACGTCGTCGGCCGCGCCGAGCCCGACGTCGAGCCTGCCGGCGGGCCCGTTGACCGGGGCGCCGGTCGGCACGGCGGCGGCGGCGACCCGCCAGGCGGTCGCGGTGCCGCTGCGGGTGAGCCCCGCCACCACCCCCGCCGGCCTGGACGCCGCCGACCTGGTCTACACCGAGTTCGCCGAGTCGGACACGCTGCACCTGACCGCGGTGTTCCACTCCAGGGACGCTGCCAAGATCGGGCCGGTCACCGAGATTCGGCCGGTCGACATCCGGTCGGTCTCGGTGCTGCGCCCGTTCGTCGGCTACGACGGTGGCCCGACCGGCTTCCTCAGCCAGTTCGAGAACTCCGACCTCGACGGCGTGACCCCGGACGACGGGGGCAAGGTCTTCAGCGGCGACTACACCTCCACGGCCGCGCTGCTCAAGGCCGCCCCGAAGGGCGGTCAGCCGCCCACGCCGGCCCTGGACCACGCCACGAACGGCGACGCGCTCGCCGCCCGGGACCTCGCCCCCGCCGCCGAACTGTCCGTCACCGTCTCCGGCGGCCCGCCGATGACCTGGCGGTACGACAAGCAGAAGTCGCTCTGGGTGACCAAGGTCGGCAAGACGACGGTGACGGCGGTCTCGGTGATCGTGCTGACCATGGAATACCGCACGCTCGAGGTGCGGAAGCCGTCGTTCCGCTCGCTGCCGTCGGCGAACGTCTTCGGTGAGGGCGCGGTGGTGGCGGTGTCCGGTCCGAACAGCGCCAAGGGCCGGTGGCGCAAGCCCGGCCTGGGGATGGTCTGCACGCTCGCGGACGTCGGCGGTGACCTGCTGCACCCGCAGCCCGGCAACGCCTGGGTGATCTACGCGCCGACCACCGCCAAGGTCACCGTGAAATGA